One window of the Dreissena polymorpha isolate Duluth1 chromosome 5, UMN_Dpol_1.0, whole genome shotgun sequence genome contains the following:
- the LOC127882047 gene encoding proline-rich protein 5-like isoform X2, which yields MTSFVPVSGTPAVHSIANISEAIRNHIRRDSYGGFGRRSSANIADLPLKNAHFESVSVAIVHLFQKKKLQESELSSLQESVRNLLKSEAGPLVYDFYKDKLVKKGMVILREKIKLETGKSLLGNLGNQWDYFYCEILPVIQSLLYPIKTKSYSIREVTLLEFRNTVLLKLPVADALQSLPDDEKAPSSVQQMLLVLQSVRDQTITENSMKLEKLVARVVSPYLGILGLYNGGTEPDIQSNFKIPVRLQQIPVIVTQGESDSDDESTTNDVTSDQGNISPLISGLSHRLSRKRTSGLLPHPLLSVVKEDRSTIRRYSIATS from the exons atgacgtcatttgtacCCGTGTCTGGAACACCGGCCGT GCATAGCATTGCGAACATCAGTGAGGCCATTCGAAACCACATCCGCCGGGACTCCTATGGTGGCTTCGGTCGCCGCTCTTCCGCCAACATCGCTGACCTACCGCTAAAAAACGCCCACTTCGAAAG CGTCTCAGTAGCGATTGTGCACCTATTCCAGAAGAAGAAACTTCAAGAGAGCGAACTGTCGAGTCTGCAGGAGTCAGTCCGGAATCTCCTGAAATCAGAGGCTGGACCTCTTGTTTACGACTTCTACAAG GACAAGCTGGTAAAGAAGGGAATGGTCATACTACGGGAGAAAATAAAACTGGAAACCG GCAAGTCTCTTCTCGGTAACCTTGGAAACCAATGGGACTACTTCTACTGTGAAATACTGCCCGTTATTCAGTCCTTGCTCTACCCCATCAAG ACGAAAAGCTACTCTATACGGGAAGTGACGTTATTGGAGTTCCGGAACACAGTGTTGCTCAAATTGCCAGTGGCAG ACGCGTTACAAAGCCTTCCCGACGACGAAAAGGCGCCCTCTTCTGTCCAGCAAATGTTACTCGTGCTACAGAGCGTCCGGGACCAAACCATTACAGAGAACTCTATGAAACTGGAGAAGCTGGTAGCGAGAGTGGTTTCCCCTTACCTCGGCATCCTCGGACTGTATAATGGCGGGACAGAGCCGGACATTCAGAGCAACTTCAAAATACCCGTCAGACTTCAACAAATTCCTGTGATAG TTACACAAGGTGAAAGTGACTCAGATGACGAGTCGACGACAAATGACGTCACATCCGATCAAGGGAACATATCTCCGCTCATATCCGGGCTCTCGCACCGTCTGAGCCGAAAACGCACTTCCGGTCTGCTACCCCACCCACTTTTGTCCGTAGTCAAGGAGGATCGGTCAACTATACGCAGATACAGCATCGCCACGTCCTGA
- the LOC127882047 gene encoding proline-rich protein 5-like isoform X1: protein MELLQNGVRTLKRHSIANISEAIRNHIRRDSYGGFGRRSSANIADLPLKNAHFESVSVAIVHLFQKKKLQESELSSLQESVRNLLKSEAGPLVYDFYKDKLVKKGMVILREKIKLETGKSLLGNLGNQWDYFYCEILPVIQSLLYPIKTKSYSIREVTLLEFRNTVLLKLPVADALQSLPDDEKAPSSVQQMLLVLQSVRDQTITENSMKLEKLVARVVSPYLGILGLYNGGTEPDIQSNFKIPVRLQQIPVIVTQGESDSDDESTTNDVTSDQGNISPLISGLSHRLSRKRTSGLLPHPLLSVVKEDRSTIRRYSIATS, encoded by the exons GCATAGCATTGCGAACATCAGTGAGGCCATTCGAAACCACATCCGCCGGGACTCCTATGGTGGCTTCGGTCGCCGCTCTTCCGCCAACATCGCTGACCTACCGCTAAAAAACGCCCACTTCGAAAG CGTCTCAGTAGCGATTGTGCACCTATTCCAGAAGAAGAAACTTCAAGAGAGCGAACTGTCGAGTCTGCAGGAGTCAGTCCGGAATCTCCTGAAATCAGAGGCTGGACCTCTTGTTTACGACTTCTACAAG GACAAGCTGGTAAAGAAGGGAATGGTCATACTACGGGAGAAAATAAAACTGGAAACCG GCAAGTCTCTTCTCGGTAACCTTGGAAACCAATGGGACTACTTCTACTGTGAAATACTGCCCGTTATTCAGTCCTTGCTCTACCCCATCAAG ACGAAAAGCTACTCTATACGGGAAGTGACGTTATTGGAGTTCCGGAACACAGTGTTGCTCAAATTGCCAGTGGCAG ACGCGTTACAAAGCCTTCCCGACGACGAAAAGGCGCCCTCTTCTGTCCAGCAAATGTTACTCGTGCTACAGAGCGTCCGGGACCAAACCATTACAGAGAACTCTATGAAACTGGAGAAGCTGGTAGCGAGAGTGGTTTCCCCTTACCTCGGCATCCTCGGACTGTATAATGGCGGGACAGAGCCGGACATTCAGAGCAACTTCAAAATACCCGTCAGACTTCAACAAATTCCTGTGATAG TTACACAAGGTGAAAGTGACTCAGATGACGAGTCGACGACAAATGACGTCACATCCGATCAAGGGAACATATCTCCGCTCATATCCGGGCTCTCGCACCGTCTGAGCCGAAAACGCACTTCCGGTCTGCTACCCCACCCACTTTTGTCCGTAGTCAAGGAGGATCGGTCAACTATACGCAGATACAGCATCGCCACGTCCTGA